A region of the Clostridium sp. AN503 genome:
AAGCAGGCAGAGGTTGAAAAAAAGCTTGCGCGCGAGATGTCCCGGATTCAGGATGTCTCCCCGGCGGAAGATGAGGATGACCTGGGTAAGACCCGGGTACTCAGTGCGATCAAACGGGCATCGGGCGGGGAGGAACCGGAGCAGGCCCCTGCTTCCCGGATGGAGGTTTTCCGTGAAGGCACTTATGAAGAGGATGTCCCAACGCAGGAAACACGGGTTGAGGAGCTGGATGATGCAGATGAGCCAGAACTGCCGAGGATGGCCAATCACCTGATGATAGAGGCCAGGAATCCGGAGAAGGGGCTGGAGATAGCAGTCCAGACCTTAAAACAGATTCAGAAAGAGACCGGCATCAAGAATCCGGTAGCCAAGATCACCGGCTCTAAGCTGAACAAGCGGGGCGTCCTTGCCAGCGCGGCGAAGCTGGCGGGCAAAGACCTGATGATCGAAGAAGCGGGAGACTTAACTCCCGAAATGTTAAAAGAGCTGGAAAAGCTGATGACCCAGGATGAGACCGGCATGAGAATCATCCTTATAGACAATCCAAAACAGATGGAGATGCTGCACGCCCAATATCCGGAGCTGGCAGACAAGTTTGAGTGCATCGGCTGTGATTATCCGCCGGCAATTAGCGTGCAGAGCACAGATACGGCGTCTGAAGCCCGGTTTGCGCAGAATGCGCAGACTGTTCAGAGTGTCCAGACCGCCCAGACGGCTCAGGCCATGCCGGAGGCCAATGCGGAGGCGGCGCCCGAGGTGGATGACCGTCCGGTACGGCGGGTGATTCCTGTCCGCGACACTGCCATGCGGATGCCTGACGCAGTCGTAGCAGGGGCAGATCCAGAGGATTTTGATGATGCGCCGTCCGAGGAAGAAATGGATATCGATGAATTTGCACAGTATGCCTGCAAGTATGCGTCAGAGATAGACTGCAGCATTACTGGCAAGAGCATGCTGGCCTTGTATGAGCGCATTGAGATTATGGAAGAAGATGGGATACCGCTGACCAGGAGTTCGGCGGAGGAGCTGATCGAGGAAGCTGCGGACCGTGCAGAAAAGCCTTCTATTGGCAAGATGATCACGGGGCTGTTTTCTTCAAAATATGACAAAGACGGTTTATTAATTTTAAAGGAAGAACATTTTATCTGATTATGGCTGAGATTAAATTAATTGCATTAGATTTGGACGGGACGCTTCTGGACAGCCAGAAGCGTCTGTCTTCCAGAAATGAGAGAGCGCTGAAAGAATGCATCCGGAGAGGCATTGCAGTTGTACCCTGTACCGGCAGGATCTGGTTTGCAGTACCGGAGGTAGTCCGCAGCATTCCCGGGATCCGGTATGCCATCACCACAAATGGAGCGGTCATAGAAGATGTGGCAGAGAAAAAGATCCTGGACGAGAGGAAGATGAGCTGTAAGCTTACCATGGAGATCCTTGAGCTGGGAAAACAATTCCATACCATGTATGATGTGTATGCTGCCGGTCTTGCCTTTGGAGAGACAAGATTTTTGGAGCATATGGAACTGTACGGTATTTCACCCCTGATCCAGAAGATGATCCGCGAGACCCGGCAGTCGGTTCCGGATGTGATCGCACAGGTAAAAGAGCTGGATCAGCCTGCAGAGAAGGTGAATTACTTTTTTGCAGACGAGCAGGAACGGTCCCGCGCGAGAAAAGCACTTCTGGCAAGAGGGGATGTGATCGTCAGTTCCTCACTTCCCAACAACCTGGAGATCAATGCGTTGGGAGCGACCAAAGGCGAAGCAATCCTGCGCCTTGCAGCCCACCTGGGCCTTGCACCGGATCAGACTATGGGATTCGGAGACGGTGAGAATGATGTGAATATGATTCAGCTGGCGGGTATAGGCGTCGTTATGGGCAATGCTCTGGAAAGCCTGAAAGAGCACGCGGATTATATTACGTGCACCAACGACGAAGATGGAGTGGCGGACGCCATAGAGAAGCTGGTTTTG
Encoded here:
- a CDS encoding Cof-type HAD-IIB family hydrolase, with translation MAEIKLIALDLDGTLLDSQKRLSSRNERALKECIRRGIAVVPCTGRIWFAVPEVVRSIPGIRYAITTNGAVIEDVAEKKILDERKMSCKLTMEILELGKQFHTMYDVYAAGLAFGETRFLEHMELYGISPLIQKMIRETRQSVPDVIAQVKELDQPAEKVNYFFADEQERSRARKALLARGDVIVSSSLPNNLEINALGATKGEAILRLAAHLGLAPDQTMGFGDGENDVNMIQLAGIGVVMGNALESLKEHADYITCTNDEDGVADAIEKLVLTEKE